The Osmia lignaria lignaria isolate PbOS001 chromosome 14, iyOsmLign1, whole genome shotgun sequence genome has a window encoding:
- the LOC117605573 gene encoding tRNA (carboxymethyluridine(34)-5-O)-methyltransferase ALKBH8 isoform X2, with translation MVMEEKISKKSHRKQKRAHYRLLRDMNINCCDNPTKYIMICNAGLVTGLQREMLQRIIDPLINKYDLVMPLNKSYCFIKLYSIEDAACLYNKIHGLIKIKGQNTPLYAAFTEAVPELDCEDWSNDFPPGLKLIENIITEEEEKMLINSISWSNEESCDLKHRKVKHFGYEFQYGSNKVDLDKPITPIPEDYKFLNVLFEKYHNVPYEYDQLTINHYLPGQGSACIMDFKREHIKAAILLPPRSLLIMSGDARYAWSHGIYPRHNDMVKTPTGVTTQPRGIRISFTFRKVRSGNCLCNFPKYCDTKQDGTTTIIDNKAATGLENLYVHEVYDQISNHFDQTRHKQWPNVSKFLQSLNMGDILLDVGCGNGKYLYEEEHIFKIGCDRSQNLMKICYDKGFEVFLSDCLYLPYRDDSIDAIISIAVIHHLSTSERRRQAISELGRVLRPNGKCLIYVWAKEQEKDSVQTAYLKYGSSVKENVVCTQKITECGVSLPIHENRTNFTSTDMLVPWKRKGGGNFLRYYHVFEEGELPKLCSEVSSFIIENIYYDQGNWCVILQKKDKIN, from the exons atggtaatggaagaaaaaataagtaaaaagagTCATCGTAAACAAAAAAGGGCTCATTACAGACTTCTTAGAGACATGAATATTAATTGTTGTGATAATCCTACAAAg TATATAATGATTTGCAATGCTGGTTTAGTAACCGGGCTTCAAAGAGAAATGTTACAACGTATTATAGATCCATTGATTAACAAATATGATTTAGTAATGCCTTTAAACAAATcatattgttttataaaattgtattcaaTAGAAGATGCTGCTTGTTTATATAACAAAATTCATGGTCTAATAAAGATTAAGGGGCAGAATACACCATTGTATGCAGCATTTACAGAAGCag tTCCTGAGTTAGATTGTGAAGATTGGTCTAATGACTTTCCACCTGGacttaaattaatagaaaatattataactgaagaagaagaaaaaatgttaattaattcaattagttGGAGCAATGAag AATCATGTGACCTAAAACATAGGAAAGTCAAACACTTTGGATATGAATTTCAGTATGGTTCAAACAAAGTAGATCTTGATAAACCTATTACTCCTATTCCTgaagattataaatttttaaatgtgctatttgaaaaatatcacaATGTACCGTATGAATATGATCAGCTGACAATTAATCACTATTTACCTGGTCAAG GTTCTGCATGTATTATGGATTTTAAACGAGAACATATAAAAGCGGCTATTCTTCTACCTCCTCGTTCATTGTTAATTATGTCCGGAGATGCTCGATATGCATGGTCACATGGAATTTATCCTAGACATAATGATATGGTGAAAACTCCAACTGGAGTTACAACGCAACCACGAGGAATAAGAATATCGTTTACATTTCGAAAAGTACGTAGCGGTAATTGCTTATGCAATTTTCCAAAATACTGTGATACCAAACAAGATGGCACCACTACTATCATAGATAATAAAGCTGCTACAggattagaaaatttatatgTACACGAA GTTTATGACCAAATCTCAAATCATTTTGATCAAACAAGACATAAACAATGGCCTAATGTATCAAAATTTCTTCAAAGCTTAAATATGGGTGATATCTTATTAGATGTTGGTTGTGGAAATGGTAAATATCTGTATGAAGAAGAACATATATTCAAG ATTGGATGCGATAGAAgtcaaaatttaatgaaaatatgttatGATAAAGGTTTTGAAGTATTTTTATCTGATTGTTTATACTTGCCATACAGAGATGATAGTATAGATGCAATAATAAGCATAGCTGTAATTCATCATCTTTCAACTAGTGAAAGAAGAAGACAAGCTATTTCTGAATTAGGACGTGTTCTTAGACCAAATGGAAAGTGTTTAATTTATGTATGGgcaaaagaacaagaaaaagatTCCGTTCAAACAGCTTATTTAAAATATGGCTCAAgtgtaaaggaaaatgttgtatGTACTCAAAAAATAACAGAATGCGGTGTATCGTTACCGATACATGAAAATCGTACAAACTTTACGTCCACTGATATGCTTGTTCcatggaaaagaaaaggaggaggaaATTTTCTTAGATATTATCATGTGTTTGAAGAGGGTGAACTTCCAAAATTATGTTCCGAAGTGTCTagttttataatagaaaatatatattatgatcaaggtaATTGGTGTGTAATATTacaaaagaaagataaaataaattag
- the LOC117605573 gene encoding tRNA (carboxymethyluridine(34)-5-O)-methyltransferase ALKBH8 isoform X1 — translation MVMEEKISKKSHRKQKRAHYRLLRDMNINCCDNPTKYIMICNAGLVTGLQREMLQRIIDPLINKYDLVMPLNKSYCFIKLYSIEDAACLYNKIHGLIKIKGQNTPLYAAFTEAVPELDCEDWSNDFPPGLKLIENIITEEEEKMLINSISWSNEESCDLKHRKVKHFGYEFQYGSNKVDLDKPITPIPEDYKFLNVLFEKYHNVPYEYDQLTINHYLPGQGIPPHIDTHSVFEDSILSLSLGSACIMDFKREHIKAAILLPPRSLLIMSGDARYAWSHGIYPRHNDMVKTPTGVTTQPRGIRISFTFRKVRSGNCLCNFPKYCDTKQDGTTTIIDNKAATGLENLYVHEVYDQISNHFDQTRHKQWPNVSKFLQSLNMGDILLDVGCGNGKYLYEEEHIFKIGCDRSQNLMKICYDKGFEVFLSDCLYLPYRDDSIDAIISIAVIHHLSTSERRRQAISELGRVLRPNGKCLIYVWAKEQEKDSVQTAYLKYGSSVKENVVCTQKITECGVSLPIHENRTNFTSTDMLVPWKRKGGGNFLRYYHVFEEGELPKLCSEVSSFIIENIYYDQGNWCVILQKKDKIN, via the exons atggtaatggaagaaaaaataagtaaaaagagTCATCGTAAACAAAAAAGGGCTCATTACAGACTTCTTAGAGACATGAATATTAATTGTTGTGATAATCCTACAAAg TATATAATGATTTGCAATGCTGGTTTAGTAACCGGGCTTCAAAGAGAAATGTTACAACGTATTATAGATCCATTGATTAACAAATATGATTTAGTAATGCCTTTAAACAAATcatattgttttataaaattgtattcaaTAGAAGATGCTGCTTGTTTATATAACAAAATTCATGGTCTAATAAAGATTAAGGGGCAGAATACACCATTGTATGCAGCATTTACAGAAGCag tTCCTGAGTTAGATTGTGAAGATTGGTCTAATGACTTTCCACCTGGacttaaattaatagaaaatattataactgaagaagaagaaaaaatgttaattaattcaattagttGGAGCAATGAag AATCATGTGACCTAAAACATAGGAAAGTCAAACACTTTGGATATGAATTTCAGTATGGTTCAAACAAAGTAGATCTTGATAAACCTATTACTCCTATTCCTgaagattataaatttttaaatgtgctatttgaaaaatatcacaATGTACCGTATGAATATGATCAGCTGACAATTAATCACTATTTACCTGGTCAAG gtATACCCCCACATATTGACACGCATAGCGTCTTTGAGGACAGTATACTTTCATTATCATTAGGTTCTGCATGTATTATGGATTTTAAACGAGAACATATAAAAGCGGCTATTCTTCTACCTCCTCGTTCATTGTTAATTATGTCCGGAGATGCTCGATATGCATGGTCACATGGAATTTATCCTAGACATAATGATATGGTGAAAACTCCAACTGGAGTTACAACGCAACCACGAGGAATAAGAATATCGTTTACATTTCGAAAAGTACGTAGCGGTAATTGCTTATGCAATTTTCCAAAATACTGTGATACCAAACAAGATGGCACCACTACTATCATAGATAATAAAGCTGCTACAggattagaaaatttatatgTACACGAA GTTTATGACCAAATCTCAAATCATTTTGATCAAACAAGACATAAACAATGGCCTAATGTATCAAAATTTCTTCAAAGCTTAAATATGGGTGATATCTTATTAGATGTTGGTTGTGGAAATGGTAAATATCTGTATGAAGAAGAACATATATTCAAG ATTGGATGCGATAGAAgtcaaaatttaatgaaaatatgttatGATAAAGGTTTTGAAGTATTTTTATCTGATTGTTTATACTTGCCATACAGAGATGATAGTATAGATGCAATAATAAGCATAGCTGTAATTCATCATCTTTCAACTAGTGAAAGAAGAAGACAAGCTATTTCTGAATTAGGACGTGTTCTTAGACCAAATGGAAAGTGTTTAATTTATGTATGGgcaaaagaacaagaaaaagatTCCGTTCAAACAGCTTATTTAAAATATGGCTCAAgtgtaaaggaaaatgttgtatGTACTCAAAAAATAACAGAATGCGGTGTATCGTTACCGATACATGAAAATCGTACAAACTTTACGTCCACTGATATGCTTGTTCcatggaaaagaaaaggaggaggaaATTTTCTTAGATATTATCATGTGTTTGAAGAGGGTGAACTTCCAAAATTATGTTCCGAAGTGTCTagttttataatagaaaatatatattatgatcaaggtaATTGGTGTGTAATATTacaaaagaaagataaaataaattag
- the LOC117605575 gene encoding high mobility group protein B1-like 1, producing MESSDRKNVYLTKAGDNSLNSGMRDTMIVGQTNMTPECGESVMKPGNVSSVSNNQAKWSNTQSKNFIINAVPVKNEIVHLEDGAHCNKKMYYYDRHYTGHEETERPTRRGTKRYRDKDAPKRALSAFFYFCQELRGKMRELHPEMGVGDIAKELGKLWMSTDLQTKSKYMAIAEEDRARYEREIIAYNKRVKNYDPEEVGPV from the exons ATGGAATCATCTGATAGAAAGAATGTTTATCTCACAAAAGCTGGTGATAATTCTTTGAATTCTGGAATGAGAGATACAATGATCGTTGGTCAAACAAACATGACACCAG AATGTGGTGAGTCTGTAATGAAACCTGGGAATGTATCCAGTGTTTCAAATAATCAAGCAAAATGGTCAAATACTCAGagtaaaaattttatcattaatgcAGTACCAGTGAAAAATGAA ATTGTACACCTTGAAGATGGAGCACAttgcaataaaaaaatgtattattatgaTAGACATTACACAGGTCATGAAGAAACAGAAAGACCAACTCGTAGAGGAACAAAAAGATACAGAGATAAAGATGCACCCAAAAGAGCATT GTCTgcctttttctatttttgtcAAGAACTGCGCGGAAAAATGAGAGAATTACATCCAGAAATGGGAGTAGGTGATATTGCCAAAGAGCTGGGAAAATTATGGATGAGTACAGATCTTCAAACTAAATCAAAATATATGGCAATAGCAGAAGAGGATAGGGCCAGATATGAAAGA GAAATTATTGCATATAATAAAAGAGTAAAAAACTATGATCCGGAAGAAGTTGGGCCTGTATAA
- the Rrp45 gene encoding exosome complex component Rrp45, whose translation MKESLLTNCERNFVNKAVEQGTRLDGRNLLEARPVKIYFGSNWGSCMVLLGQTRAVAQVTCDIQQPKTSRPNEGMLHINVELNALVAQNFDSGTQSELSVLISRQLEKCFKDSKCIDLESLCIIADKMVWNLRVDINIINHDGNLIDCASIATLAALAHFHRPDVTSTGETIIIHPFCEKDPLPLTLYHYPVCVSFITFESGNTVMDPTYIEERVGVAQLTLGINSYRELCCLHFNYWTKTMTVQDVISAVSSYAANYATELVQQIKEAVTYDVEARYKKDDRNTHRFKECITMKKLTTMNSESISIKLSKWGKTETVEPDVQMEEEENNKCKIIKPGEGSAELIMDASKSFGDGGPNTWNNTESSEEESSDIEITAEIKNEEKKVMDDIDLGGDSEEEITGVLDSTLLMQ comes from the exons atGAAGGAATCTTTACTGACAAACTGTGAAAGGAACTTTGTAAATAAAGCTGTAGAACAAGGAACG CGATTAGATGGTAGAAATTTATTGGAAGCACGGCcggttaaaatttattttggaTCTAACTGGGGTAGTTGTATGGTTTTACTTGGTCAAACAAg AGCGGTAGCACAAGTAACATGTGACATTCAGCAACCCAAGACTTCTCGCCCCAATGAGGGCATGTTGCACATAAATGTTGAACTTAATGCTTTGGTGGCACAAAATTTTGATAGTGGTACACAATCGGAATTATCAGTATTAATTAGCAGGCAgcttgaaaaatgttttaaagaTTCAAAATGTATAGATTTAGAATCTTTGTgtatcatagcagataaaatG GTATGGAATTTGCGTGttgatatcaatattattaatcaTGATGGCAATTTAATTGATTGTGCATCTATTGCAACATTAGCTGCTCTTGCACATTTTCACAGACCAGATGTAACTTCAACTGGAGAAACCATTATAATTCATCCATTTTGTGAAAAAGATCCTTTGCCTTTAACATTATACCACTATCCAGTATGTGTATCATTTATAACATTTGAAAG tGGAAATACTGTTATGGATCCTACCTACATAGAAGAAAGGGTTGGAGTTGCTCAGCTAACTCTTGGTATAAACTCATATAGAGAACTCTGTtgtttacattttaattattggACAAAAACTATGACTGTACAAGATGTTATATCAGCAGTTTCTAGTTATGCTGCGAACTATGCTACTGAATTAGTACAACAGATTAAAGAAGCAGTAACTTATGATGTAGAAGCAAG gTATAAGAAAGATGATCGCAATACACATCGTTTTAAGGAAtgtataacaatgaaaaaattaactACAATGAATAGTGAATCTATTAGTATTAAATTAAGCAAATGGGGTAAAACAGAAACTGTAGAACCTGATG TACAAatggaagaagaggaaaataacaagtgtaaaattataaaacctGGAGAAGGTTCTGCTGAACTAATAATGGATGCA AGTAAATCATTTGGTGATGGGGGACCAAATACATGGAATAACACAGAATCTTCAGAAGAAGAATCAAGTGATATTGAAATTACTGCTGAAATaaagaacgaagaaaaaaaagtgaTGGATGATATAG ACTTAGGTGGAGATAGTGAAGAAGAAATTACTGGAGTACTTGATTCAACCCTTTTAATgcaataa
- the Sap30 gene encoding SIN3-associated polypeptide 30 translates to MNGFSTGEEDSRGAADQICCLVDEGERCTRPAGNASYSKRIQKTVTQRRLKLNLDQVARHIYICDYHKQVIQCARSKQQQQRRRKDSEEDSGETDNDLPEVDLFQLQVGTLRRYKRHYKVSTRPGLNKAQLADTLMKHFKTIPVVEKEALSFFIYTVKTNANKLDQKNGLSNDTT, encoded by the exons atgaatggatTCAGTACCGGTGAAGAAGATTCCAGAGGAGCTGCTGATCAAATCTGTTGCCTTGTAGATGAGGGTGAACGATGCACTCGACCAGCTGGCAACGCTTCTTATAGCAAACGTATACAAAAAACTGTAACTCAACGGCGATTGAAACTTAATCTCGATCAAGtg GCACGTCACATATATATCTGTGATTATCATAAACAAGTAATACAATGTGCAAGATCtaagcaacagcaacaacgtAGACGTAAGGACTCAGAAGAAGATTCTGGTGAAACAGACAATGACCTTCCCGAGGTTGATCTTTTTCAGTTACAAGTTGGTACATTAAGGAGATACAAGAGGCATTATAAAGTTTCTACACGTCCAGGTTTAAATAAAGCTCAATTAGCTGAT acCCTTATGAAGCATTTCAAGACCATCCCAGTAGTTGAAAAAGAAGCGTTAAGCTTCTTCATTTATACAGTTAAAACCAATGCCAATAAATTAGATCAAAAGAATGGTTTAAGTAATGACACCACCTAG